One Amorphoplanes digitatis genomic window carries:
- a CDS encoding NucA/NucB deoxyribonuclease domain-containing protein, with translation MRNNVWWRRVAAVTVGLVAGGGIAVVSAVEVAAALPSGCLAPTRGQPTVTCVTELSTGTTAAAAVADSPVPCVLGVVSKDRLHACVMNRYQYDIFRMPEGTLVGTAVIQITQASELRYTARKWRHEFTLDVLSAVGELASGVVITPGLTCDDLCDADGLTLPRNVTVGDPKTVVYQPESEGPGNAETAQETSVTFASRNPQIPVSETVRPYQLPTVRCDSSTVIDNTRNGGCVYAEFEPTFTLSLADDRVNETAEHIRDTQATTTHHWGLQPGGTKLRRTTSDTNIAANREAACPRSLPRPTGKSCDEYPFASTSQGAAMEGAGDFSRRMVDARDNSRAGSDLGQFYRRNRILGNDAFWVEITTF, from the coding sequence ATGAGGAACAACGTTTGGTGGCGTCGGGTGGCGGCGGTCACCGTCGGCCTGGTCGCCGGCGGCGGCATCGCGGTGGTGTCGGCCGTCGAGGTCGCCGCGGCGCTGCCGTCCGGCTGCCTCGCGCCCACCCGCGGGCAGCCGACGGTGACCTGCGTTACCGAGCTTTCGACGGGTACCACGGCGGCGGCCGCCGTGGCCGACTCGCCGGTGCCGTGCGTGCTCGGCGTGGTGAGCAAGGACCGGCTCCATGCGTGCGTGATGAACCGGTATCAGTACGACATCTTCCGGATGCCGGAGGGGACGCTGGTCGGCACGGCGGTCATCCAGATCACCCAGGCGAGCGAGTTGCGCTACACCGCTCGCAAATGGCGGCACGAGTTCACGCTCGATGTGCTGTCGGCCGTCGGCGAGCTGGCCAGCGGCGTGGTCATCACGCCGGGCCTGACCTGCGACGACCTTTGTGACGCCGACGGGCTCACGTTGCCGCGCAACGTCACGGTCGGAGATCCCAAGACGGTGGTGTACCAGCCGGAGTCGGAAGGCCCCGGCAATGCCGAGACCGCGCAGGAGACGAGCGTGACGTTCGCGTCCCGCAACCCGCAGATCCCCGTCTCGGAGACGGTCCGGCCGTATCAACTGCCGACGGTGCGCTGCGACTCCTCAACGGTGATCGACAACACCAGGAACGGTGGCTGCGTGTACGCCGAGTTCGAGCCGACGTTCACGCTCAGCCTCGCCGACGACCGGGTGAACGAGACCGCCGAGCACATCCGTGACACCCAGGCGACCACCACCCACCACTGGGGACTGCAACCCGGCGGCACCAAGCTGCGGCGCACCACCAGCGACACCAACATCGCCGCCAACCGGGAGGCGGCCTGCCCGAGGTCGCTGCCGCGGCCGACCGGCAAGAGCTGCGACGAGTACCCCTTCGCCTCCACCTCGCAGGGCGCCGCGATGGAGGGCGCCGGCGACTTCAGCCGACGGATGGTCGACGCGCGGGACAACTCCAGGGCCGGCAGCGACCTCGGCCAGTTCTACCGAAGGAACCGGATCCTCGGCAACGACGCCTTCTGGGTGGAGATCACCACGTTCTGA